The proteins below are encoded in one region of Mycobacterium pseudokansasii:
- a CDS encoding tocopherol cyclase family protein: MTAAYLRWAAEGIAKRLVDAYRSTGADLPFGDPLPSHGCEMEGWFWRLTDSASDRVVVGLCSVNRHPDGDWATVAVALHPGGIVRSAALDGAEAESSPFTVHAGTDPAGSFAAATDGLRIDLDDIHLNLRFTDLFQWPKVFGGGGVFSSIPFLNQYWHPYRLGGKASGTVEFGDGTWTFNDGRLYAERNWGAGFPERWWWGQAHDFDGADVSVAFSGGLLQLGPIRQDVTGVVVRLGDEVIRMTPPALVRSQVGDGHWRIRAFTPLYQIWLDGAAAGRDPHVLPVPLPAERRNVDTDFEHLAGRLHCVVRKFGRVVFDGTSELTGLEIGSRPTG; the protein is encoded by the coding sequence ATGACCGCCGCATACCTGCGCTGGGCCGCCGAGGGGATCGCCAAGCGACTGGTCGATGCCTATCGCAGCACCGGCGCCGACCTGCCCTTCGGCGATCCGCTGCCCTCTCATGGCTGCGAAATGGAGGGCTGGTTCTGGCGCCTCACCGACAGCGCCTCGGATCGCGTCGTGGTCGGGCTGTGCAGCGTCAACCGGCACCCGGACGGAGACTGGGCCACCGTGGCGGTCGCGCTGCATCCCGGCGGCATCGTGCGGTCGGCAGCCTTGGACGGCGCCGAAGCGGAATCCTCGCCGTTCACGGTCCACGCCGGGACCGACCCGGCAGGCAGTTTCGCAGCCGCCACCGACGGGCTACGGATCGACCTCGACGACATCCATCTGAATCTGCGATTCACTGATTTGTTCCAATGGCCCAAGGTTTTCGGGGGCGGCGGGGTTTTCTCCTCGATCCCGTTCCTGAACCAATACTGGCATCCCTACCGCCTGGGCGGGAAGGCAAGCGGCACAGTCGAATTCGGTGACGGAACTTGGACGTTCAACGACGGCCGGCTCTATGCCGAACGGAACTGGGGCGCGGGCTTTCCCGAGCGCTGGTGGTGGGGCCAGGCACACGATTTCGACGGCGCGGACGTCTCCGTCGCATTCTCGGGCGGACTTCTTCAGCTGGGCCCCATCCGCCAGGACGTCACCGGAGTGGTGGTGCGCCTCGGTGACGAGGTGATCCGGATGACGCCCCCGGCGCTGGTGCGATCACAGGTCGGCGACGGCCACTGGCGTATCCGGGCGTTCACGCCGCTGTACCAGATCTGGCTGGACGGTGCCGCCGCCGGCCGTGATCCGCACGTCCTACCGGTGCCACTGCCCGCGGAGCGGCGCAACGTCGACACCGACTTCGAGCATCTTGCCGGCCGGCTGCATTGCGTGGTGCGCAAGTTCGGCCGGGTGGTCTTCGACGGCACCTCCGAGCTGACGGGTCTGGAAATCGGCAGCAGGCCGACGGGGTAG
- a CDS encoding acyl-CoA dehydrogenase codes for MTAGVTDAFVDRLGQRAQEAEDLRRLPAATVIELVESGFFDLLKPTRYGGQQAGFAAIFDPVRRMAHGCASTAWTAAFYTLHNWMLALFDERAQSEGFGSRPFLASAPLAPTGRGVAVDGGVRLSGRWSWATGVMDGNWTIVGALCGPDNAIYPALAMVPADDIRIVDVWQTDGMRATGSNDVVIEDVFVPEHRLIKVSDIYAGTAPGAQLYDAAVYRWPLVPALALVAAMPALGAAERVTAIFAERLHERVLAYDGGRQKDRPAAQARLAEARVRLRALHGLLAGTVEGIEQILTAGERVARPVRADARLAAAHIVRESRAVITALLEASGAGAHFLSNPLQRAKRDVDVLSGHVVFDYDVSRELAGALAIGVKISPIAMV; via the coding sequence ATGACCGCCGGCGTCACCGACGCATTCGTGGATCGACTGGGCCAGCGTGCACAAGAGGCCGAGGACCTTCGCCGGTTACCTGCCGCCACGGTTATTGAGCTGGTCGAGTCGGGATTCTTCGATCTGCTGAAGCCGACGCGGTACGGCGGTCAGCAAGCCGGATTCGCGGCAATCTTCGATCCCGTGCGCCGGATGGCACACGGCTGCGCCTCTACCGCCTGGACCGCGGCGTTCTACACGTTGCACAACTGGATGCTGGCCCTGTTCGACGAGCGGGCGCAAAGCGAGGGGTTCGGTTCCCGCCCGTTTCTGGCTTCGGCACCGTTGGCGCCCACCGGGCGGGGGGTTGCGGTCGACGGGGGCGTTCGGCTGTCCGGTCGCTGGTCGTGGGCCACCGGTGTGATGGACGGCAACTGGACGATCGTCGGCGCGCTCTGCGGTCCCGACAACGCGATTTACCCCGCACTTGCTATGGTGCCCGCCGACGACATCCGGATTGTCGATGTCTGGCAAACCGACGGGATGCGTGCCACCGGCTCCAACGACGTGGTCATCGAGGATGTCTTCGTTCCCGAGCACCGATTGATCAAGGTCAGTGACATCTACGCCGGCACCGCGCCGGGTGCGCAGCTGTACGACGCGGCCGTCTACCGCTGGCCACTGGTACCCGCGCTGGCGCTGGTCGCCGCGATGCCCGCCCTGGGTGCGGCCGAGCGCGTCACCGCCATCTTCGCCGAGCGACTCCACGAACGCGTCCTGGCCTACGACGGCGGCCGGCAGAAAGACAGGCCGGCTGCTCAGGCCCGACTGGCCGAGGCCCGTGTCCGGCTGCGTGCACTGCACGGGCTGCTGGCCGGCACCGTCGAGGGAATCGAGCAGATCCTGACTGCAGGAGAGCGGGTAGCGCGTCCGGTCCGCGCCGATGCCCGCCTGGCCGCCGCGCACATCGTGCGGGAATCACGCGCGGTGATCACCGCCCTGCTCGAGGCGTCGGGCGCCGGTGCGCACTTTCTGAGCAACCCGCTGCAACGGGCCAAACGCGACGTCGACGTACTCAGCGGCCATGTGGTCTTCGACTACGACGTCAGCCGAGAACTGGCCGGTGCCTTGGCGATTGGCGTCAAAATCTCACCCATCGCCATGGTGTGA
- a CDS encoding DsbA family protein, with product MSTVVDFHFDPMCPFAYQTSIWIRDVRAQLGIAVNWRFFSLEEINRVAGKKHPWERDWSYGWSLMRIGALLRRTDMSLLDKWYAAIGHELHTLGGKPHDPAVARRLLGEIGADEAVLDAALADPTTHDEIRAEHQRVVDAGGYGVPTLFIEGQCLFGPVLVDPPTGPDALTLWNVVTGMAELPHVYELQRPKSPADAELIAQSLRPYLDGRDWVSINRGEVVDVDRLAGRTSHHGDG from the coding sequence ATGAGCACTGTCGTAGATTTCCACTTTGACCCCATGTGCCCGTTCGCCTACCAGACCTCGATCTGGATCCGTGACGTCCGTGCGCAGTTGGGCATCGCCGTCAACTGGCGGTTCTTCAGCCTCGAGGAGATCAACCGGGTAGCGGGCAAGAAACACCCGTGGGAGCGCGACTGGTCCTATGGCTGGTCGTTGATGCGCATCGGCGCGCTGCTGCGCCGCACCGATATGTCCTTGCTGGACAAGTGGTACGCCGCGATCGGCCATGAATTGCACACGCTTGGCGGCAAACCGCACGACCCCGCCGTTGCGCGGCGCCTGCTGGGCGAGATCGGCGCCGACGAGGCGGTTCTCGATGCGGCCCTTGCCGATCCGACCACTCACGACGAGATCCGTGCCGAACACCAGCGGGTCGTCGACGCCGGCGGATACGGCGTGCCGACGCTGTTCATCGAGGGTCAATGCCTGTTCGGGCCGGTGCTGGTGGACCCGCCGACCGGGCCCGACGCCCTCACACTGTGGAACGTGGTCACCGGTATGGCCGAATTGCCGCATGTCTACGAGCTGCAGCGGCCGAAGTCGCCGGCCGACGCCGAGCTTATCGCCCAAAGCCTGCGGCCTTACCTCGACGGGCGCGATTGGGTCAGCATCAACCGCGGTGAAGTCGTCGATGTCGATCGCCTTGCCGGACGCACGTCACACCATGGCGATGGGTGA
- a CDS encoding protease inhibitor I42 family protein — translation MKIRLMVTVGMVVLSVVLGCIGCASKARPPATKTIDVSMDDVLKQSAIERDVTMSVGDTLQVTLGSNYTTPFRWAEDMKIGDATVLKQVDHRYVRPDTDMMGAPGTEVWTFTALKPGTTTITTGYASFVGGDNAPTCTFTGKVTVQ, via the coding sequence ATGAAGATCAGGCTCATGGTGACCGTCGGCATGGTTGTCTTGTCGGTGGTGTTGGGTTGCATCGGCTGTGCCAGCAAGGCTCGGCCACCGGCGACCAAAACCATTGACGTGTCGATGGATGACGTGTTGAAGCAAAGCGCGATCGAACGCGATGTCACCATGTCGGTCGGTGACACGCTGCAGGTGACGCTGGGGTCGAATTACACCACCCCGTTCCGATGGGCGGAAGACATGAAGATCGGTGACGCCACGGTCCTCAAGCAGGTCGATCACCGCTATGTGCGGCCAGACACCGACATGATGGGCGCGCCCGGCACCGAGGTGTGGACGTTCACGGCACTCAAGCCCGGCACCACCACCATCACCACCGGCTACGCCAGCTTCGTGGGCGGCGACAACGCGCCGACGTGTACCTTCACCGGGAAAGTGACTGTGCAATAG
- a CDS encoding DUF5685 family protein: MFGIIRPCRHRLGGELTAVWRAQLCGLCLALRDDYGQAARIATNYDGLVVSLLVEAQSDARPTRRTAGPCPLRGMRRADVATGECVRLAAVVSLALAAARVRDHVDDRDGVVGVAPVRVAARRIADRWVRQGSDAGHSLGFDTGVLVAAIDRQTELEAMVGRAGPGGSLLLVTEPTETAVAAAFAHTAVLAGRPDNQEPLREVGRLFGRIAHVLDAVEDCHDDAAHGKWNPLAATGTSVAAARILCDDAALGIELALADVDFTDGRLARRLLTREVRRAISRTFNRAGYTARGGTPHGEQDGITFGAQAMGAGPYPGDPGELPPNPEQSPKQGCWNTCTDACCCDCCCDEDCCCDCGDCCDCGDCCDCS; this comes from the coding sequence GTGTTTGGCATCATCCGGCCGTGCCGTCACCGGCTCGGTGGCGAACTCACAGCAGTATGGCGAGCGCAGTTATGCGGGCTGTGCCTGGCCCTTCGCGACGACTACGGCCAGGCCGCGCGGATCGCCACCAACTACGACGGCTTGGTGGTCTCGTTGCTGGTCGAGGCACAGTCCGACGCGCGACCAACGCGACGGACCGCCGGGCCCTGTCCATTGCGCGGGATGCGGCGTGCGGACGTGGCGACCGGTGAGTGCGTGCGATTGGCCGCCGTGGTGTCGCTGGCGCTGGCCGCTGCCCGGGTGCGCGATCACGTCGACGACCGTGACGGCGTGGTCGGTGTGGCCCCGGTGCGGGTGGCGGCGCGCCGCATCGCCGATCGCTGGGTGCGCCAAGGCAGCGATGCCGGACACTCCCTTGGGTTCGACACCGGCGTGCTGGTCGCCGCGATCGACCGGCAGACCGAGCTCGAGGCCATGGTCGGTCGCGCGGGCCCGGGCGGCTCGCTACTGCTGGTGACCGAGCCCACCGAGACCGCGGTAGCCGCGGCCTTCGCCCATACCGCGGTGTTGGCCGGCCGACCGGACAACCAGGAGCCGCTGCGTGAGGTCGGTCGGCTGTTCGGGCGGATCGCGCATGTCCTCGACGCGGTCGAAGATTGCCACGACGACGCAGCCCACGGAAAGTGGAACCCGTTGGCGGCCACGGGAACATCCGTCGCGGCGGCCCGCATCCTGTGCGACGACGCGGCGCTGGGCATCGAACTGGCATTGGCCGACGTCGACTTCACCGACGGACGACTGGCGCGGCGGTTGCTGACCCGCGAGGTGCGCCGCGCGATATCGCGCACCTTCAACCGGGCCGGCTACACCGCGCGCGGCGGGACACCGCATGGCGAGCAGGACGGGATCACCTTCGGCGCCCAGGCGATGGGCGCCGGCCCCTACCCGGGCGATCCGGGTGAGCTACCGCCCAATCCGGAGCAAAGTCCCAAACAGGGATGCTGGAACACCTGCACCGACGCATGTTGCTGTGACTGCTGCTGCGACGAAGACTGCTGTTGCGACTGCGGAGACTGCTGCGACTGCGGAGACTGCTGCGACTGCTCGTAG
- a CDS encoding Na+/H+ antiporter, with protein sequence MFGLVVIVTLVATVVAGTILGRRYRVGPPVLLILLGALLGLIPEFGSVEIDGEIVLLLFLPAILYWESLNTSFREIRWNLRVIIMFSVGLVIATAVAVSWTARAFGMESHAAAVLGAVLSPTDAAAVAGLAKKLPRRTLTVLKGESLINDGTALVLFAMTVAVAQGAPGIGPAALVGRFVTSYLGGIVAGLLVGGLVTTLRRRIDAPLEEAALSMMTPFAAFLLAQQLHCSGVVAVMVSALVLAYTGPRVIRARSRLQSFAFWDISTFLINGSLWVFVGVQIPGAIDHISDVDGGLRRATVLALVVAGVVVATRIVWVELTTLLGRAVDRALRKPHRYVGFRHRCVTSWAGFRGAVSLAAALAVPTTTASRAPFPDRNLIIFVVSIVILVTVLVQGSSLPAVVRWARMPDDVTRADELHLARTRSAEAALEALPAVADALGAGTEIVQRLRHDYEERAELVGANGADSATSDLVAHCDLVRRVRLGVLQYQRQAVTALRNKNLIDDIVLRELQAEMDLEEVQLLDPADAD encoded by the coding sequence GTGTTCGGTCTTGTCGTTATCGTCACGCTCGTCGCCACGGTGGTTGCCGGAACCATTCTGGGTCGGCGCTACCGGGTGGGCCCGCCGGTCTTGCTCATCCTGCTGGGTGCGCTGCTGGGTCTCATCCCCGAGTTCGGAAGCGTCGAGATCGACGGCGAAATCGTGCTGCTGCTATTCCTGCCGGCGATCCTCTACTGGGAAAGCCTGAACACCAGCTTCCGTGAAATCCGCTGGAACTTACGCGTCATCATCATGTTCAGCGTCGGTCTGGTGATTGCCACCGCGGTAGCCGTGTCATGGACCGCACGGGCGTTCGGCATGGAGTCACATGCTGCGGCGGTGCTGGGTGCGGTGCTGTCTCCCACCGACGCCGCCGCGGTGGCCGGCCTGGCCAAAAAATTGCCGCGGCGCACGCTCACCGTCTTGAAAGGCGAGAGCCTCATCAACGACGGCACGGCGCTGGTCCTGTTCGCCATGACCGTGGCCGTCGCCCAAGGTGCGCCGGGGATCGGGCCGGCGGCCCTGGTCGGCCGTTTTGTCACCTCCTATCTGGGCGGGATCGTCGCGGGGCTGTTGGTCGGGGGACTGGTAACGACGCTGCGCCGCAGGATTGACGCACCACTCGAGGAAGCTGCACTGAGCATGATGACGCCGTTCGCGGCGTTCCTGCTCGCCCAACAGTTGCATTGCAGCGGCGTCGTCGCGGTCATGGTGTCAGCGCTGGTACTCGCCTACACCGGCCCGCGGGTGATTCGGGCGCGTTCCCGCCTGCAGTCCTTCGCATTCTGGGACATCTCGACTTTCCTCATCAACGGCTCGTTGTGGGTCTTCGTCGGGGTCCAGATCCCCGGTGCGATCGACCATATCTCCGACGTCGACGGCGGACTGCGACGCGCCACCGTCCTGGCGCTGGTCGTCGCGGGGGTGGTCGTGGCGACCCGAATCGTGTGGGTCGAGCTGACCACCCTGCTGGGACGCGCGGTAGACCGGGCCTTGCGCAAACCCCACCGCTACGTCGGCTTCCGCCACCGCTGCGTGACCAGCTGGGCGGGATTTCGCGGCGCGGTCTCGCTTGCGGCAGCACTCGCGGTCCCGACGACGACTGCAAGCCGCGCACCGTTCCCCGACCGCAACCTGATCATCTTTGTCGTGTCGATCGTCATTCTGGTGACGGTGCTGGTCCAGGGCAGCTCACTGCCCGCGGTGGTCCGCTGGGCCCGAATGCCGGACGACGTCACTCGTGCCGACGAACTGCATTTGGCCCGAACTCGCAGCGCCGAGGCCGCCCTGGAAGCCTTGCCGGCCGTCGCCGACGCGCTCGGGGCGGGCACCGAGATCGTGCAACGCCTGCGGCATGATTACGAAGAACGCGCCGAACTCGTCGGGGCCAACGGCGCCGACTCCGCGACGAGCGATCTGGTGGCACACTGCGATCTGGTTCGGCGGGTCCGACTCGGCGTTCTGCAATATCAGCGGCAGGCCGTCACCGCGCTGCGCAACAAGAACCTGATCGATGACATCGTGCTGCGTGAGTTGCAGGCGGAGATGGATCTCGAGGAAGTGCAGCTGCTCGACCCGGCCGACGCCGATTGA
- a CDS encoding cytochrome P450, producing the protein MSIPKLRSLIVENHDSASGRDAAAVLNPDTYLAGAPFEALRRLRAHAPVYPVQLSGLPRTWLLTRHSDVRLVSRDTETFTSSKGNTLLEVEAAPTSAMLPGIDPPRHVHYRKLINQGFTARNVLRLEPRMRQVARDIVANIDGKGEFDAVTDISAEISLQVIAEVLGVPAADRMDVFRWSNAIGSLGIEDPDYAPTPEALGLAAAEMFAYCGELVEHRRKHGLTDDILSALLAAEVDGEQLNRDQLNEFFLLLAIAGNETTRNTLSHGILALSEHPDQQALLARQPTAAKFAVEELLRWATPVMHFRRTVTRDVEIRGQHIRAGDWVLMHYLSANRDEDVFERAAEFDITRGRSGPGPDHVAFGGGGVHFCLGAQLARLELRVMLEELYPRVPGLVVTGSPDRLRSSFFHGIKRLPCAVG; encoded by the coding sequence ATGAGCATTCCGAAGCTCAGGTCGCTGATTGTCGAAAATCACGACAGCGCTTCCGGTCGGGACGCCGCCGCCGTGCTGAACCCGGACACTTATCTCGCCGGTGCTCCGTTCGAGGCGTTGCGCCGGTTACGGGCCCACGCGCCGGTGTATCCGGTGCAACTTTCCGGACTGCCCAGAACGTGGTTGCTGACCCGGCACTCCGATGTGCGACTGGTCAGTCGCGACACCGAGACGTTCACCAGCAGCAAGGGCAACACCCTGCTGGAGGTTGAGGCGGCGCCGACCTCGGCGATGCTGCCGGGAATCGACCCGCCGCGACATGTCCACTACCGCAAGCTGATCAACCAGGGCTTCACCGCCCGCAATGTGCTGCGCCTGGAACCGCGAATGCGCCAAGTTGCCCGCGACATCGTCGCCAACATCGATGGCAAAGGCGAATTCGACGCCGTCACAGACATTTCCGCGGAAATATCGCTGCAGGTGATCGCCGAGGTACTGGGCGTGCCGGCCGCGGACCGGATGGACGTCTTCCGCTGGAGCAACGCGATCGGAAGCCTGGGCATCGAAGACCCCGACTACGCTCCCACACCCGAGGCGCTCGGGCTGGCGGCCGCCGAAATGTTCGCCTACTGCGGAGAATTGGTCGAACACCGGCGAAAGCACGGCCTCACCGACGACATCCTGTCCGCTCTGCTCGCCGCCGAGGTCGACGGCGAGCAGCTCAACCGCGACCAGCTCAACGAATTCTTCCTGCTGCTGGCGATTGCCGGCAACGAGACCACCCGCAACACCCTCAGCCACGGCATCCTGGCGTTGTCCGAGCATCCGGACCAGCAGGCGCTGCTGGCCCGCCAGCCCACCGCGGCCAAGTTCGCCGTCGAGGAACTGCTGCGCTGGGCCACCCCGGTGATGCACTTCCGCCGCACCGTCACGCGCGACGTCGAGATCCGCGGCCAGCACATCCGGGCCGGCGACTGGGTGCTGATGCACTACCTGTCGGCCAACCGCGACGAGGACGTGTTCGAGCGGGCTGCCGAGTTCGATATCACCCGCGGGCGCTCCGGCCCGGGGCCCGACCATGTCGCGTTCGGCGGCGGGGGAGTGCACTTCTGCCTGGGTGCTCAGCTGGCCCGGCTGGAACTGCGGGTCATGCTGGAAGAGTTGTATCCACGTGTGCCCGGCCTCGTCGTCACCGGGTCGCCCGACCGGCTGCGGTCTTCGTTCTTCCACGGGATCAAACGGCTGCCGTGTGCGGTGGGTTGA
- a CDS encoding TetR/AcrR family transcriptional regulator C-terminal domain-containing protein: MTSAQRRAYGELDRARVVACLHNLARRVGVQQVTMRELAAELGAAVPSVYYHVPGKQAALDLLAESVLTDIPEPEAGPWDTRLTELYCAAREVMLDVRGIAGVLQTSGGGERARRLDKLSRALLAEAGLAKSGAAAAHSVLYTYLLGSISLEESRGKRQPASRFRAGLDVVIAGIKACAEHR, translated from the coding sequence ATGACCTCCGCACAACGGCGGGCCTACGGCGAACTCGACCGCGCTCGGGTGGTGGCGTGTCTGCACAACCTGGCCCGGCGGGTGGGCGTGCAGCAGGTGACGATGCGTGAGCTCGCCGCCGAGCTCGGCGCCGCGGTCCCGTCGGTGTATTACCACGTCCCGGGCAAGCAGGCCGCCCTGGATCTGCTCGCCGAATCCGTTCTGACCGATATCCCCGAACCCGAAGCCGGGCCCTGGGACACCCGGCTCACCGAGCTTTACTGTGCCGCACGCGAAGTGATGCTCGACGTCCGCGGCATCGCCGGCGTCCTGCAAACCAGTGGCGGCGGGGAACGCGCCCGGCGCCTGGACAAACTGAGCCGCGCCCTTCTCGCCGAAGCCGGACTCGCCAAAAGCGGTGCTGCCGCAGCACATTCGGTGCTGTACACCTATCTGCTGGGTTCGATCAGCCTGGAGGAGTCCCGCGGCAAGCGCCAGCCCGCATCGCGGTTCCGGGCCGGACTCGACGTCGTCATCGCCGGTATCAAGGCATGCGCGGAGCACCGATGA
- a CDS encoding TIGR03619 family F420-dependent LLM class oxidoreductase, with amino-acid sequence MSAVAAKLSIATPVVTMLPGVSADWERHATVEDLAQIAEAADRLGYHHLTCSEHIALPKAEKRRRGTRYWDPLATLGYLAARTRRIRLATNVLVLGYHHPLEIAKRYGTLDAVSGGRLILGVGVGSLEAEFHLVGAPFADRGARADDALRALRSALSVPEPAYHGEFYSFDGMVVDPCAVQPHVPIWVGGRTLRSLRRAATLADGWVPFNVSLRQAREWLNRFEIRPGFEVVLTPPAPLDPIGEPQWTRAVLAEMSEHGATTIAATFVHSCLTHCLENLQSLAELAAS; translated from the coding sequence ATGAGCGCCGTCGCCGCAAAGCTGTCGATTGCCACGCCGGTGGTGACCATGCTGCCCGGGGTCAGCGCCGACTGGGAAAGGCACGCCACCGTCGAAGACCTGGCACAGATCGCCGAAGCCGCGGACCGGCTCGGCTACCACCACCTGACCTGCAGCGAGCACATAGCCTTGCCCAAAGCCGAGAAGCGGCGCCGCGGGACCCGCTATTGGGATCCGTTGGCCACCTTGGGCTACCTGGCGGCGCGCACCCGGCGCATTCGGCTGGCCACCAACGTGCTGGTGCTCGGCTATCACCATCCGCTCGAAATCGCCAAGCGCTACGGCACTTTGGACGCGGTCAGCGGCGGCAGGCTCATCCTTGGTGTGGGCGTCGGCAGCCTCGAAGCGGAATTCCACCTCGTCGGCGCTCCGTTTGCTGATCGCGGAGCACGGGCCGACGACGCGTTGCGAGCGTTGCGCTCGGCACTGTCGGTGCCCGAGCCCGCCTACCATGGCGAGTTCTATTCCTTCGACGGCATGGTCGTCGACCCGTGCGCGGTCCAGCCGCACGTCCCCATCTGGGTCGGCGGACGCACCCTGCGGTCACTGCGGCGAGCCGCGACGCTGGCCGATGGCTGGGTCCCCTTCAACGTGAGCCTGCGCCAAGCCCGAGAGTGGCTGAACCGTTTCGAAATCCGGCCGGGTTTCGAAGTGGTGCTCACGCCCCCGGCGCCGCTGGACCCGATCGGCGAACCGCAATGGACCCGCGCCGTGCTCGCCGAGATGTCCGAGCACGGGGCCACGACCATCGCCGCCACGTTCGTCCACAGCTGCCTAACGCACTGCCTGGAGAACCTGCAGTCGCTCGCCGAATTGGCCGCCTCGTGA
- a CDS encoding 2-hydroxyacid dehydrogenase: MSRDLRRARSVAPSLGSHSVDIRPKIAFFDSKPYIEACFRDHNWRNYALHFLETRLTSDTVGLAAGSDVVCPFVNDRLDAAVIEALRDSGVRLIAMRCAGYNNVDIKAAGRLGVGVVHVPAYSPHAVAEHAAALLLTLNRKTHRAYVRVREGNFSLNGLVGTDLHGKCAGVVGTGRVGKCLIRILRGFGMRVLAHDPFVDAQFAAANGIEYVPLPNLLSQADVISLHAPLTAGTHHLINAETIARMKRGVILINTSRGALVDSVALIEGLKSGIVGAAGLDVYEEEEAYFFEDFSAEVMTDDVLARLIGFGNVLITSHQAFLTWEALGNIADITFDNIAEFVAGRRGAELSNAVL; the protein is encoded by the coding sequence ATGAGCCGCGACCTGCGCCGTGCAAGGTCGGTTGCCCCGTCGTTGGGCTCCCATAGCGTAGACATCCGCCCGAAGATAGCTTTTTTCGACAGCAAGCCGTACATCGAGGCCTGCTTCCGCGATCACAATTGGCGCAACTACGCTCTGCATTTCCTCGAGACCCGCCTGACTTCCGACACCGTTGGCCTAGCCGCCGGCAGTGATGTCGTCTGCCCCTTTGTCAACGATCGGCTGGACGCCGCGGTTATCGAGGCGCTGCGCGATTCGGGTGTGCGCCTCATTGCCATGCGTTGCGCCGGTTACAACAACGTGGACATCAAAGCCGCGGGCCGCCTGGGGGTCGGCGTAGTGCACGTGCCGGCATATTCGCCCCACGCCGTCGCCGAACACGCCGCCGCGCTGCTGCTCACCCTCAACCGCAAGACACACCGAGCCTACGTCCGCGTGCGGGAGGGGAACTTCTCGCTCAACGGTCTTGTGGGCACCGACCTCCACGGCAAGTGCGCCGGCGTTGTCGGCACGGGCAGAGTCGGCAAGTGCCTGATCAGAATTCTCCGCGGGTTCGGGATGCGTGTGCTCGCCCACGACCCCTTCGTAGACGCGCAGTTCGCCGCAGCGAACGGGATCGAGTACGTCCCGCTGCCGAACCTGCTATCACAGGCCGACGTGATCAGCCTCCACGCGCCACTCACGGCCGGTACACACCACCTCATCAACGCCGAGACCATCGCGCGCATGAAGCGCGGCGTCATCCTCATCAATACCAGTCGCGGCGCGCTCGTCGACTCGGTCGCGCTCATCGAAGGCCTGAAATCCGGCATTGTCGGCGCCGCCGGTCTCGACGTGTACGAGGAAGAGGAGGCCTATTTTTTCGAGGATTTTTCCGCGGAGGTCATGACCGACGACGTACTTGCACGCCTTATTGGTTTCGGCAACGTTCTCATCACCAGCCACCAGGCGTTCCTGACCTGGGAAGCCCTCGGCAATATTGCCGACATTACGTTCGATAATATCGCCGAATTCGTGGCCGGTCGCCGGGGGGCTGAACTCAGTAACGCAGTTTTGTAG